In Bombus vancouverensis nearcticus unplaced genomic scaffold, iyBomVanc1_principal scaffold0075, whole genome shotgun sequence, the genomic window tgatccagaatgtacgtaccacaccggacaatcaagaaggcacgttttatgtctttctttccgattaataataagccatttactgcaaagaatgaactttaaaggcattaaacagcacatcaatgtacatttcaattagactaaataataatgctatgattttatcggtagtaactttacttattaacttgaattatttctttcttttacttcatgttaggaagagtatctttttgcttgaaataaaaaattgatataggagtaataatatagatagagatcaaaaactgttagggcagaaattacacgtttgaactttatagttcagtatagttcaaatagaaattatatagaattatttaataatttgtattccactggaataaaaatttaatttctgtctttatcaaatctctatttcagagtatttgtacgtatgtacttatcgtctgctgtatgatcgaatatcgaataggtaataatcgttgttactcgttatgtgagaaaaaattatgtatattcacaactatgactattgcattttaggcgcttggccatggatcgctgcattaagttttcgtaatccccgaaacccagacaaaccactatggaagtacggaggttccctgataacggctaggcatgttttgaccgcagcacattgtgcacatatggatggaatagaaaacatacacaatcataatattgccattcttagattggtggaggaggtgccattttcgagtaagtcctcaaatatatatatatatatatatatatatatatatatgctattgagtattactgaagtatcatattcggaaatttcttactgtacacatatattgtgtcataaagcgtgtacaattctttctcatacttttggtcattcgtttcctgcattttcatttattcttttatttttcagggtacgtatatcccatttgtacgaaagagcccctacgaaagagcaacttcgtcggctataacccccttgttgctggatggggagcattaagatatagtaagtgatatcaattttataataaaattaaacagttccagtcttaaatatctttcttattttcttcgtaggacgaccacgacgtaatgcattaatggaagtacaaatgccagtgattaagaacgccgaatgcaaaatagcttattccaaatttcctaatgcacctgatatcactgatggtataatatgcgccgaacatgctcaaggtggagaggattcttgtacggtaattaagttacagagttactacaaactatacggtatctgaagacacgtcaatttgaattaacatcaaatcgacgtcttaaacattagaaataatagataaacacaatttaatagttttgcccacttctcacacctcattatggtatttagtctaatttccttctaatcttagttttgttcaaaatacatataacatgtacattataaattggagtatttctatacacaaatcaatagaagattattactgtatataagtataatttcaatacaattcgatcgatatatttcagtatctttgattaaaaatttaacgatcctttcaggctgaccgcggcggaccactgctgatacaacatgaattaacctcgtatttaataggtattgtgtcttacgcttataagtgcggcacagctggctatcccagcgtttacactagggtcacatcgtaccttgacttcattctccaagcgatgcaataatatgatattactgttccataaatatcattgtgtaaaaaacgtaaagttggattttcttattgtggagataagaaacagctcaaatttacattgttttgtacgttacaaattataggcttaaaatgtacgaaatgtaactttgaaacgacactaattttttacgcacgataaacctccacgacttaggtatgtaaagatgataaacgtatattaattctattaatttggtaataataaaccaactttctgagaagttctgtaaatttcgtttctgttgtatcaagagaataatggaatattccacttagatcgtatacttcttgtatgtacatacaaaattttccggctaatctaaaacacttcataagatagagagcttctggaaattcggacacagagagtacataaaatacaagataagtctcgtgtctttcaaaattattttttattcgctaaaaacgtcctgtatattcatgcaatcacatgcaacctcgaaacttcacttattttttatcactttccaattcaatacactgtttctgcatttttgactatatgtaagagaaatttccattcagccaaaggtgtacttacagattatagattcctatacgactctcggtaaaaatttatccgcac contains:
- the LOC143305021 gene encoding venom serine protease Bi-VSP-like, which translates into the protein MEVQMPVIKNAECKIAYSKFPNAPDITDGIICAEHAQGGEDSCTADRGGPLLIQHELTSYLIGIVSYAYKCGTAGYPSVYTRVTSYLDFILQAMQ